GCGATCAGATTATCTTCGGCCGGCAGATTAATATCGATCACCACCGTACGGCCGATTTCCATAAAATTGCGGTCTCCGGCTGAGATAGAAAACAGGGCATCGACCCCTCCCCGGCCAGCATCAACGGCGGCTGCAAGACGATCCAGTTGAACAGCCCAGGTCTCGCCATCAACGGCGACCTGCCCGGTTATTTTTTGTCCCTGACGCAAACTTACCCTTAAACGAGTCAGGTAACGCGCTGGTATCTGGGCCCGTATTTCCAACTGACTGACATCGAACAGGGCCACCAGCGCATCACCGGATTTGACCCGAGCGCCCCTGGCGGCGGGCACCGATAACACCCTCGCATCGAAGGGTGCTTTCACCCGAGCACGCGACAGGTCGAGCGCAGCCTTTTCCACGGCGGCGGTATAACGCGCTCCCTGTGCTTGCAATCGTGCCAGGCGGTTAGCATGGTCAGCCAGATTCAACTCTATACGGGTAACCGCGAGCGCTTGCACAGCTTCGCTCCGTAGCGCTTCATCGAGCTGGGTTTTAGAGCTGAGATTTTTATTTTGCAGGGAGCGTTGTCGCTCGACACTGCGTTGGGCTATTGCCAGCAACAGCCGCTCGCGCTGCAAAGACTCCTGTTCGGAATCATGACGAGTGTATTCCGCGTTGATACGCGCTTCGACATCCTGCAACTCGGCCCGGGACTGTTTCAATGCCAGTTCCGCATCCCTGGGATCCAGCGCAACCAGCAGGTCTCCTTTAGTGACTCTGCTGCCTTCTCGGGCAGGAACCACTCCAATAAAGGCAGTAATGGGCGCGGTTAAGGTGACCCGGCTGGGTGATTCAATACGTCCGTAGAGCTGTAGTCGGGGCCGATAGCTACCAAGCTTGACCACCTGGGTGGCCACCAGAGGCAACGGGGCGGCTCCTGTTTGTCGCTCCGTTCGGCTTGCGCCCATGTTTAATGCCACAACCACCAACGCCGTCAACACAACCACTAACAACGGCACACCCCAACGACGCATGCGTGAAACCGGAGTCCCTGTAATCTCGCTCATTCCTTTCCTTCCAGTAATAGAAGCTACAATTCTTATGGCCAAACCATCATACGCAAAGATCGACTCTAGAAAAGGTCTAGTCCGAGGTTTGAGCCACCCTCGCAGACAATTAGTTTTTATCTATTAAAGATCAATATTTATTTAATTTCACCAATACCCTTATAACCTTCATTATTAAGTCAACACAAACCAATACCCAAGAGGCATAACAATGCAGAGCAACCGCGAAGGACAAAAAATACCTCAGGCGACCTTTAACATCCGCGAAGATAATGAGTGGAAGCAGCTCAGCACCGACCAGTTGTTCAGGGGTAAGAATGTCATCCTGTTTGCTTTGCCCGGTGCCTTTACCCCCACCTGCAGCTCTACCCACTTGCCCCGCTACAACGAACTGGCCGAGGTTTTCGCCGCCAATGGAATTGACGAGATCCTCTGCCTTTCGGTCAATGACACCTTTGTCATGAATGAATGGCAAGCGATTCAACATGCCGAAAATATCCGATTCATACCCGATGGCAACGGCGAATTCAGCGAGGGTATGGGCATGCTGGTCAATAAGAACGAACTGGGCTTCGGCCAGCGCAGCTGGCGTTATTCGATGCTGGTACGGGATGGGGTCATCGAAAAGATGTTTATAGAGCCTGATCAACCGGGCGACCCTTTCGAAGTATCCGATGCCGACACCATGCTTGAATATTTGAATCCAAATGCCCAGGCACCCGAGTTTGTAACCCTGTTTACCAAACCCGGCTGCCCTCACTGCGCTCGAGCCAAAGCATTGCTGGAAGATAAAGGTTATCGCTACGAGCAAATAGAGTTGGGTGGCCAAATCACGACTCGCTCATTACGCGCCGCCACCGGCGCCGGTACCGTGCCCCAGATCTTTATCGGCGGCAAACTGATTGGCAGCGCCGATGAGCTTGAAGCGCATTTGGCGTGATTGATGCCTATTTTAGCCCGATGCAAGCCTGCACCGACCTAAGACCTTCAATCTGTCGATGGTCTAGACTGAAGGAAGGTGCAGTGCGAACCGCCTTCGCCCTGTGCGAATGCCTTTAACTGTAAGGAATATCGATTATGACAAGGCCTTCTGTACGAGTCGCCGACTACATGACCAAAAACCATAAGCCAATCGCTTGCGGAACCGATCTTGGCGTGGTGGTCGAGCGCCTGACGAAAGAACACATTACCGGCTTGCCCGTGGTTGACGACCAACACCAGGTGGTTGGCTGGGTATCGGAACAGGATTGCATTCGGGCGGTCGTCAATGAATCCTATTACTGCGACCAGAAAGCCCGGGTGAACGAAGTCATGCGCACCGAAGTGCTCTCCGTTTCGCCCGAGGACGATATCGTCGATATCGCGAGCCTGATGCTGGAACAAAAACCCAAGGTCTATCCAGTGGTTCGGGACGGTGAACTGCAGGGGCTGATCACAAGGGCAGACATCCTGCGTGCCCTCAACGAAAATGGCAAAGGTTGCTGGCATCTGTCCTGATACTTGCTGAACATTTACCCATTTTAATAAGGCCGGCTATTGCCGGCCTTATTATTACTGCAATGCGATGCTTAGACCCTGTTATTCATAGGGGTTGGGAATCTCCAGATCGACCGGTTTGCTGTAGCCCGGCACATGCAGCGCCTTACTCGAAAACTCAATATCCTCGGCGCCCAGCACCCCTTCACCAAATTGGTAGATAGGACTGAGTTCACCCTTGGAGCAGCGAACATCGTACTCGGCCTGACGCTCCCGGGTTTGTTCATTGAGCGCGGCATGGCGCTTGATCGCCTCCTTACCGTGACGTTTCAGAAGAATCTCCTGGGTGGCATGAGGAGCCAAAATAGCGCCGGTGGCATTGTTACCGCCAAAACCTTTGGAGTTCAGGAACGCCACATCAAGACCTTGCGTATCCACCGATTCGTGCTGCATCAGGAAACGCAGCTGGTCCTGGTACACGTCATCCGCAATGTGATCGATGGTCGATATACCGGGGATGACGCCGTATTGCCAGGTACCCAGAGTAGCGGCGAGTTGGTCACCGGCCGCCGCTGACAGGGAATGGCCGACATAGGACTTGATCGCCGTTACCGGCAGATTGCTGATACCGAAGACCTGGGCCGCTTCGTTTAAAATATGTGATTCGGTAATACGGTTTTGCGGCGTACCCGTGCCATGAGCCTGAACAAAGCTGCGCTGCAGCCCCTGCTCACCAACGATGGAACGGGCAACCGCCATCGCCTTGCCTACCGTAATATAGTTACCCAGCCCGGGGCCGGAGATCGATTTCTTGAAGCCATCGGCATTCACAAACACATCCGCAACCGCCCCGTAGATATTCGCCCCGAGTTCCAACGCCAACTCGTCATCGCAAATAACAAAAAACTGCGCTGATTCCGCCAGAGTAAAGCCACAGTTACCAGAAAACGGACGGCATGCCCGGCGATGATCCGCACCCTCTTCGACAGAGCGGCCATCCAGTTCACGCAGCTCCTCGTCGGTGGCCAGCGCTCCCATGTTGCCATAGCCTTCAAATACCTCCGG
This genomic window from Aestuariirhabdus haliotis contains:
- a CDS encoding efflux RND transporter periplasmic adaptor subunit, with product MSEITGTPVSRMRRWGVPLLVVVLTALVVVALNMGASRTERQTGAAPLPLVATQVVKLGSYRPRLQLYGRIESPSRVTLTAPITAFIGVVPAREGSRVTKGDLLVALDPRDAELALKQSRAELQDVEARINAEYTRHDSEQESLQRERLLLAIAQRSVERQRSLQNKNLSSKTQLDEALRSEAVQALAVTRIELNLADHANRLARLQAQGARYTAAVEKAALDLSRARVKAPFDARVLSVPAARGARVKSGDALVALFDVSQLEIRAQIPARYLTRLRVSLRQGQKITGQVAVDGETWAVQLDRLAAAVDAGRGGVDALFSISAGDRNFMEIGRTVVIDINLPAEDNLIAVPAQAIYGDRRIYRIVNDQLQSVEITKVGEWQDSEGQWILLKSPALSNGENLMVTQLPGAISGMKVLTAASDIDGQQP
- a CDS encoding glutathione peroxidase, whose product is MQSNREGQKIPQATFNIREDNEWKQLSTDQLFRGKNVILFALPGAFTPTCSSTHLPRYNELAEVFAANGIDEILCLSVNDTFVMNEWQAIQHAENIRFIPDGNGEFSEGMGMLVNKNELGFGQRSWRYSMLVRDGVIEKMFIEPDQPGDPFEVSDADTMLEYLNPNAQAPEFVTLFTKPGCPHCARAKALLEDKGYRYEQIELGGQITTRSLRAATGAGTVPQIFIGGKLIGSADELEAHLA
- a CDS encoding CBS domain-containing protein; the protein is MTRPSVRVADYMTKNHKPIACGTDLGVVVERLTKEHITGLPVVDDQHQVVGWVSEQDCIRAVVNESYYCDQKARVNEVMRTEVLSVSPEDDIVDIASLMLEQKPKVYPVVRDGELQGLITRADILRALNENGKGCWHLS
- a CDS encoding beta-ketoacyl synthase, yielding MVKLPVIIGMGGIGPAGRTSCHHAYRRLVIDQLSLADAEATKRALAQVMGRSDVESDDLLKGSLVRKLENNLFDPQAIPLHKAFGADQGSSLLVNKKRVGSPIPEHWTVTEHDDQRMRIDLEANQPLLVPITRQSTINAAGQLPSGFDPSKLYQSRNHPRGLQMSVYGASDAISSLGFDWDRVKQCVAPDQIAVYAGSGMAQLDYNGVGGMLQARLLGKRVTSKQCPLGLAEMPADFINAYVLGSVGATGTNMGACATFLYNLNQAKDDIRSGRRRIVLVGNSEAPLVPEVFEGYGNMGALATDEELRELDGRSVEEGADHRRACRPFSGNCGFTLAESAQFFVICDDELALELGANIYGAVADVFVNADGFKKSISGPGLGNYITVGKAMAVARSIVGEQGLQRSFVQAHGTGTPQNRITESHILNEAAQVFGISNLPVTAIKSYVGHSLSAAAGDQLAATLGTWQYGVIPGISTIDHIADDVYQDQLRFLMQHESVDTQGLDVAFLNSKGFGGNNATGAILAPHATQEILLKRHGKEAIKRHAALNEQTRERQAEYDVRCSKGELSPIYQFGEGVLGAEDIEFSSKALHVPGYSKPVDLEIPNPYE